A stretch of Paenibacillus mucilaginosus 3016 DNA encodes these proteins:
- a CDS encoding sugar ABC transporter ATP-binding protein codes for MMSTAHESAAAPALEMKDIVKSFPGVKALSGARLRLFPGEVHALMGENGAGKSTLIKVLTGVHPIDGGTVTLEGKSITVGGPLEAQRLGISTVYQEVNLCPNLSVAENILIGREPKRWGRIDWKETNRRAAGLMERLNVKIDVTKPLNHYSVAVQQMVAIARSLLIDAKVLILDEPTSSLDANEVKELFTVMRKLKSEGLAILFVTHFLDQVYEITDRITILRGGEFVGEYLTKDLPRIELVAKMIGKDLGALESLPKTEGAGAKRQAEQRTLLQASGTGRRGSIQPFDLEVREGEVVSLAGLLGSGRSEAARLLFGADKPDQGEIRIADKRVAMASPRQAIDNGVAFCSENRKTEGIIPDLTVRENIILALQASMGSFKYISRKRQDEIAEEYIRMLNINPPNPEHLVKNLSGGNQQKVLLARWLLTEPKLLILDEPTRGIDIGAKTEIQKLILSLCEKGMSIVFISSELEEVLRVSHKIAVLRDRHKVTEIVNEDISQQHIMQAIAGG; via the coding sequence ATGATGAGTACAGCCCATGAATCCGCAGCAGCTCCTGCACTCGAAATGAAAGATATCGTCAAAAGCTTCCCCGGCGTCAAGGCGCTGTCGGGAGCCCGTCTGCGGCTGTTCCCCGGGGAGGTTCACGCGCTCATGGGGGAGAACGGCGCAGGCAAGTCCACCCTGATCAAGGTGCTGACGGGGGTTCATCCGATTGACGGCGGCACCGTCACGCTGGAGGGGAAGAGCATCACGGTCGGCGGGCCGCTGGAAGCGCAGCGCCTCGGGATCTCTACGGTATACCAGGAGGTGAACCTGTGTCCGAACCTGTCGGTGGCGGAGAACATCCTCATCGGCCGGGAGCCGAAGCGCTGGGGACGCATCGACTGGAAGGAGACGAACCGGCGTGCCGCCGGGCTTATGGAGCGGCTGAACGTGAAGATCGACGTCACGAAGCCGCTGAACCACTACTCCGTGGCGGTGCAGCAGATGGTGGCGATTGCCCGCTCCCTGCTCATCGACGCCAAGGTACTGATCCTGGACGAACCGACGTCGTCCCTCGATGCCAATGAAGTGAAGGAACTGTTCACGGTGATGCGCAAGCTGAAGTCCGAGGGACTGGCGATCCTCTTCGTGACCCACTTCCTCGATCAGGTCTACGAGATCACCGACCGGATCACGATCCTGCGGGGCGGCGAGTTCGTCGGGGAGTATCTCACGAAGGACCTGCCCCGGATTGAGCTTGTTGCGAAGATGATCGGCAAGGACCTCGGGGCGCTGGAGTCCCTGCCGAAGACGGAGGGAGCCGGCGCGAAGCGGCAGGCGGAGCAACGGACGCTGCTGCAGGCCAGCGGCACTGGCCGCAGAGGATCGATCCAGCCGTTCGACCTCGAGGTGCGGGAGGGCGAGGTCGTATCGCTCGCCGGCCTGCTCGGCTCGGGACGCTCGGAGGCGGCCCGGCTCTTGTTCGGAGCCGACAAGCCCGACCAGGGCGAGATCCGCATCGCTGACAAGCGGGTGGCCATGGCTTCCCCGAGGCAGGCGATCGACAATGGGGTGGCTTTTTGCTCCGAGAATCGCAAGACCGAAGGCATCATTCCGGACCTCACGGTCCGCGAGAATATCATTCTGGCCCTGCAGGCTTCCATGGGATCGTTCAAGTACATCTCCCGCAAGAGGCAGGATGAGATCGCCGAAGAGTATATCCGCATGCTGAACATCAACCCGCCTAACCCGGAGCATCTGGTGAAGAACCTCAGCGGGGGCAACCAGCAGAAGGTGCTGCTCGCCCGCTGGCTGCTCACCGAGCCCAAGCTGCTCATCTTGGATGAGCCGACACGGGGGATCGACATCGGGGCGAAGACGGAGATCCAGAAGCTGATCCTCTCGCTCTGCGAGAAGGGAATGTCGATCGTCTTCATCTCCTCGGAGCTCGAGGAAGTGCTGCGGGTCAGCCACAAGATCGCCGTACTGCGGGACCGTCACAAGGTGACGGAGATCGTCAACGAAGATATCAGCCAGCAGCATATCATGCAGGCCATTGCCGGGGGGTGA